Proteins encoded by one window of Anguilla rostrata isolate EN2019 chromosome 9, ASM1855537v3, whole genome shotgun sequence:
- the fnip1 gene encoding folliculin-interacting protein 1 isoform X3 yields the protein MPPTLFQKLFNKRNAFSPPPKCTKDDHSYSWTSPELEPSQIRLIVYQDCERRGRNVLFDSNAKKRSAEEGPASKPSAEAQPRMFGKCCKLRPTSGSTSSLDSCSSSASEPREQGPRFPNSRSSSDASMLGEMMFGSVAMSYKGSTLKIHQIRSPPQLMLSKVFTARTGSSVYGSLNTLQDSLEFINQDSNSLRPDQNTGANGFLGNIGHSNPMDMPGRGLYDERDSGIARSASLSSLLITPFPSPGSSFTSSCASSYHRRWLRSQTTSLENGVFPRWSVEESFNMSDDSGGPSLGAARKKKIAIGVIFLLSQDEEENSKFQDFFFSHFPLFESHMNKLKSAIEQAMKMSRRSVDASQRALAYSRMVDGLNEFRTTVCNLYTMPRVAEPVWLTMMSGASEKNQLCGQFMKEFAFLMEQASKNQFLPALLTAVLTNHLAWVPTVMPNGQPPIKIFLEKHSSQSVDLLAKTHPYNPLWAQLGDLYGAISSPLRLCRTVVVGRRQELVQRLLHFLTYFIRCSELLETHLLESAEDEAIVMPGSLITTSLRRGEVEESEYVLVTVHKPSGDYLSRDGPPEDGGYPSDNSCRSSSGCADEAGPVPETDSSQDSQSSVLQALLRPPGGAPDEPDPPPCREKASRCLDAKLETVVCVGSASPREKGVALEAELGAGSEVAAACEDVPDGGSLPIKVFRSSGIPLEKKPPDKSLASPFPTEEEEEEEEQPSSKVTFLIGDSMSPDSDTECRRRRVEGQIRKHRKQLLLQQQQLQQQQLQEGGAGEPKREARLPAEDQSKPGEGQEKLLRTSSQMPRWKPTPEDCMDLFDEYFSDDNPVETRTIDDVSKKLEAGGADRSQKEPPDAPGAAGKGAVPRGAGGGGGGGGRCGCSSTDATGGGRCSGCPAAQDRGIVISVTVPQGDTVDLKKATPLNEWDIPRNESSDSALGDSESEDAGQELHRAEGPYYPEEQEDWLDEVEVPFPGSKLVENYSKPSIANFGRSLFGGYCPTYVPDFVLHGLPSDERLRQSLQADLAHAVQHPVLDEPIAEAVCIIADTDKWTVQVASSQRRATENKLGKEVLVSNLVSGLLLSTFHLYKLNLSPNFCIMHLEDRLQELYFKSRMLAEYLKGQTRVHVKELGMVLGIESNDLPLLASVAGTHAPYVAQILL from the exons TTGGACTTCTCCCGAGTTGGAGCCCAGCCAGATCAGGCTGATCGTGTACCAGGACTGTGAGCGACGGGGAAGAAATGTCCTGTTCGACTCAAACGCTAAAAAGAGAAGCGCGGAGGAAGGGCCCGCTTCG AAGCCCAGCGCTGAGGCGCAGCCCCGGATGTTTGGGAAGTGCTGCAAGCTCAGGCCCACGAGCGGCAGCACCAGCTCCCTGGACAgctgctcctcctccgcctccgaGCCCCGAGAGCAGGGACCACGCTTCCCC AATTCCCGCAGCTCCTCAGATGCCAGTATGCTGGGGGAGATGATGTTTGGCTCGGTGGCCATGAGCTACAAGGGATCCACGCTGAAAATCCACCAGATACG gtccCCCCCTCAGCTGATGCTCAGCAAAGTGTTCACCGCGCGGACGGGAAGCAGCGTTTACGGCAGCCTCAACAC ATTGCAGGACAGCCTGGAGTTCATCAACCAGGACTCGAATTCTCTGCGCCCAGATCAGAACACGGGTGCCAACGGGTTCCTGGGGAACATAG gacACAGTAACCCCATGGACATGCCGGGCAGAGGCCTGTACGACGAGAGAGACAGCGGGATCGCCAGATCAG ccTCTCTGAGCAGCTTGTTGATCACTCCGTTCCCCTCCCCCGGTTCCTCCTTCACCAGCAGCTGTGCCAGCAGCTACCACAGACGCTGGCTGAGGAGCCAGACCACCAGCCTGGAGAACGGGGTCTTCCCGCGATG gTCAGTGGAGGAGAGCTTCAACATGTCTGACGACAGCGGCGGCCCGAGCCTCGGGGCCGCCAGGAAGAAGAAGATCGCCATCGGCGTCATCTTTCTGCTGTCACAAGACGAGGAGGAGAACAGCAAGTTCCAGGACTTCTTCTTTTCTCACTTCCCACTCTTCGAGAGTCACATGAACAAGCTGAAAAGTGCAATCGAACAG gCTATGAAGATGAGCCGGCGCTCTGTGGATGCCAGTCAGAGAGCTCTGGCCTACAGCCGCATGGTGGACGGGCTGAACGAGTTCCG GACGACCGTCTGTAACCTGTACACCATGCCGCGCGTCGCCGAGCCCGTCTGGCTGACCATGATGTCCGGCGCGTCGGAGAAGAACCAGCTGTGCGGCCAGTTCATGAAGGAGTTCGCCTTCCTGATGGAGCAGGCCTCCAAGAACCA ATTTCTTCCAGCGCTCCTCACCGCTGTCCTCACCAATCATCTGGCTTGGGTTCCCACGGTGATGCCAAACGGACAGCCGCCAATCAAGATCTTCCTGGAGAAGCACTCGTCCCAGAGTGTGGACCTGCTGGCCAAAACGCACCCGTACAACCCGCTGTGGGCCCAGCTCG GCGACCTGTACGGGGCCATCAGCTCGCCGCTCCGGCTGTGTCGCACGGTGGTGGTGGGCCGGCGGCAGGAGCTGGTGCAGCGGCTGCTGCACTTCCTCACCTACTTCATCCGCTGCTCGGAGCTGCTGGAGACGCACCTGCTGGAGAGCGCCGAGGACGAGGCCATCGTCATGCCGGGCTCGCTCATCACCACCTCGCTGCGCCGGGGCGAGGTGGAGGAGTCCGAGTACGTCCTGGTCACCGTGCACAAGCCCAGCGGCGACTACCTGTCCCGGGACGGCCCGCCCGAGGACGGCGGCTACCCATCCGACAACAGCTgccgcagcagcagcggctGCGCGGACGAGGCCGGCCCCGTGCCGGAGACGGACAGCAGCCAGGACTCGCAGAGCAGCGTCCTGCAGGCCCTGCTCCGTCCACCGGGGGGAGCCCCGGACGAGCCCGACCCGCCCCCCTGCAGGGAGAAGGCCAGCCGCTGCCTGGACGCCAAGCTGGAGACGGTGGTGTGCGTGGGGTCGGCGTCCCCCCGGGAAAAGGGCGTGgccctggaggcggagctgggggcggggtcggAGGTCGCGGCGGCCTGCGAGGACGTCCCCGACGGCGGGAGTCTGCCCATCAAAGTGTTCCGGTCGTCCGGGATCCCGCTGGAGAAGAAGCCGCCGGATAAGAGCCTGGCCAGCCCCTTCcccacggaggaggaggaggaggaggaggagcagccctCCTCCAAAGTCACCTTCCTCATCGGGGACTCCATGTCGCCGGACTCAGACACGGAGTGCCGGAGGCGGCGGGTGGAGGGACAGATCCGGAAGCACAggaagcagctgctgctgcagcagcagcagttgcagcagcagcagctgcaggaaggGGGCGCTGGAGAGCCCAAGCGCGAGGCCAGGCTGCCGGCGGAGGACCAGAGCAAGCCCGGCGAGGGCCAGGAGAAGCTGCTCCGCACCTCCAGCCAGATGCCCCGGTGGAAGCCCACCCCCGAGGACTGCATGGACCTGTTCGACGAGTACTTCAGCGACGACAACCCCGTGGAAACCCGGACTATCGACGACGTGTCCAAAAAGCTGGAGGCGGGCGGGGCAGACCGGTCGCAGAAGGAGCCCCCGGACGCcccgggggctgctgggaaggggGCGGTTCCCCGGGgtgcgggcggcggcggcggcggcggcggccgttGCGGCTGCAGCTCCACGGACGCGACGGGCGGCGGCCGATGTTCGGGGTGTCCTGCCGCGCAGGACCGAGGCATCGTGATCTCCGTCACCGTCCCCCAGGGGGACACGGTGGACCTGAAGAAGGCGACCCCCCTGAACGAGTGGGACATCCCCCGGAACGAGAGCTCGGACAGCGCCCTGGGGGACAGCGAGAGCGAGGACGCGGGACAGGAGCTGCACCGCGCCGAGGGGCCCTACTACCCCGAGGAGCAGGAGGACTGGCTGGACGAGGTGGAGGTTCCCTTCCCGGG GTCCAAGCTGGTCGAAAATTACTCCAAGCCGAGCATCGCCAACTTCGGGAGGTCTCTGTTCGGCGGGTACTGCCCCACGTACGTCCCGGACTTCGTCCTGCACGGGTTGCCGAGCGACGAGCGCCTCCGGCAAAGTCTGCAGGCGGACCTGGCGCATGCCGTGCAG caCCCGGTGCTGGACGAGCCCATCGCAGAGGCCGTCTGCATCATAGCGGACACCGACAAGTGGACCGTGCAGGTGGCCAGCAGCCAGAGAAGAGCCACCGAAAACAAGCTGGGCAAGGAGGTCCTGGTGTCCAACCTGGTGTCCGGCCTCCTCCTCTCTACCTTTCACCTGTACAAGCTCAACCTCTCTCCAAACTTC TGCATCATGCACCTGGAAGACCGACTCCAGGAGCTGTACTTCAAGAGCCGGATGCTGGCGGAGTACCTTAAGGGCCAGACCAGAGTGCACGTCAAAGAGCTGGGCATGGTTCTGGG GATCGAGTCTAACGACCTCCCCCTGCTGGCGTCGGTGGCGGGCACGCACGCGCCCTACGTGGCGCAGATACTGCTGTAG
- the fnip1 gene encoding folliculin-interacting protein 1 isoform X1 encodes MPPTLFQKLFNKRNAFSPPPKCTKDDHSYSWTSPELEPSQIRLIVYQDCERRGRNVLFDSNAKKRSAEEGPASKPSAEAQPRMFGKCCKLRPTSGSTSSLDSCSSSASEPREQGPRFPNSRSSSDASMLGEMMFGSVAMSYKGSTLKIHQIRSPPQLMLSKVFTARTGSSVYGSLNTLQDSLEFINQDSNSLRPDQNTGANGFLGNIGLSQLCSPRRAFSEQGPLRLIKSASFFSGHSNPMDMPGRGLYDERDSGIARSASLSSLLITPFPSPGSSFTSSCASSYHRRWLRSQTTSLENGVFPRWSVEESFNMSDDSGGPSLGAARKKKIAIGVIFLLSQDEEENSKFQDFFFSHFPLFESHMNKLKSAIEQAMKMSRRSVDASQRALAYSRMVDGLNEFRTTVCNLYTMPRVAEPVWLTMMSGASEKNQLCGQFMKEFAFLMEQASKNQFLPALLTAVLTNHLAWVPTVMPNGQPPIKIFLEKHSSQSVDLLAKTHPYNPLWAQLGDLYGAISSPLRLCRTVVVGRRQELVQRLLHFLTYFIRCSELLETHLLESAEDEAIVMPGSLITTSLRRGEVEESEYVLVTVHKPSGDYLSRDGPPEDGGYPSDNSCRSSSGCADEAGPVPETDSSQDSQSSVLQALLRPPGGAPDEPDPPPCREKASRCLDAKLETVVCVGSASPREKGVALEAELGAGSEVAAACEDVPDGGSLPIKVFRSSGIPLEKKPPDKSLASPFPTEEEEEEEEQPSSKVTFLIGDSMSPDSDTECRRRRVEGQIRKHRKQLLLQQQQLQQQQLQEGGAGEPKREARLPAEDQSKPGEGQEKLLRTSSQMPRWKPTPEDCMDLFDEYFSDDNPVETRTIDDVSKKLEAGGADRSQKEPPDAPGAAGKGAVPRGAGGGGGGGGRCGCSSTDATGGGRCSGCPAAQDRGIVISVTVPQGDTVDLKKATPLNEWDIPRNESSDSALGDSESEDAGQELHRAEGPYYPEEQEDWLDEVEVPFPGSKLVENYSKPSIANFGRSLFGGYCPTYVPDFVLHGLPSDERLRQSLQADLAHAVQHPVLDEPIAEAVCIIADTDKWTVQVASSQRRATENKLGKEVLVSNLVSGLLLSTFHLYKLNLSPNFCIMHLEDRLQELYFKSRMLAEYLKGQTRVHVKELGMVLGIESNDLPLLASVAGTHAPYVAQILL; translated from the exons TTGGACTTCTCCCGAGTTGGAGCCCAGCCAGATCAGGCTGATCGTGTACCAGGACTGTGAGCGACGGGGAAGAAATGTCCTGTTCGACTCAAACGCTAAAAAGAGAAGCGCGGAGGAAGGGCCCGCTTCG AAGCCCAGCGCTGAGGCGCAGCCCCGGATGTTTGGGAAGTGCTGCAAGCTCAGGCCCACGAGCGGCAGCACCAGCTCCCTGGACAgctgctcctcctccgcctccgaGCCCCGAGAGCAGGGACCACGCTTCCCC AATTCCCGCAGCTCCTCAGATGCCAGTATGCTGGGGGAGATGATGTTTGGCTCGGTGGCCATGAGCTACAAGGGATCCACGCTGAAAATCCACCAGATACG gtccCCCCCTCAGCTGATGCTCAGCAAAGTGTTCACCGCGCGGACGGGAAGCAGCGTTTACGGCAGCCTCAACAC ATTGCAGGACAGCCTGGAGTTCATCAACCAGGACTCGAATTCTCTGCGCCCAGATCAGAACACGGGTGCCAACGGGTTCCTGGGGAACATAG GATTGTCTCAGCTCTGCAGCCCCCGCCGGGCCTTCTCTGAGCAGGGCCCTCTCCGCCTCATCAAGAGCGCCTCTTTCTTTTCAG gacACAGTAACCCCATGGACATGCCGGGCAGAGGCCTGTACGACGAGAGAGACAGCGGGATCGCCAGATCAG ccTCTCTGAGCAGCTTGTTGATCACTCCGTTCCCCTCCCCCGGTTCCTCCTTCACCAGCAGCTGTGCCAGCAGCTACCACAGACGCTGGCTGAGGAGCCAGACCACCAGCCTGGAGAACGGGGTCTTCCCGCGATG gTCAGTGGAGGAGAGCTTCAACATGTCTGACGACAGCGGCGGCCCGAGCCTCGGGGCCGCCAGGAAGAAGAAGATCGCCATCGGCGTCATCTTTCTGCTGTCACAAGACGAGGAGGAGAACAGCAAGTTCCAGGACTTCTTCTTTTCTCACTTCCCACTCTTCGAGAGTCACATGAACAAGCTGAAAAGTGCAATCGAACAG gCTATGAAGATGAGCCGGCGCTCTGTGGATGCCAGTCAGAGAGCTCTGGCCTACAGCCGCATGGTGGACGGGCTGAACGAGTTCCG GACGACCGTCTGTAACCTGTACACCATGCCGCGCGTCGCCGAGCCCGTCTGGCTGACCATGATGTCCGGCGCGTCGGAGAAGAACCAGCTGTGCGGCCAGTTCATGAAGGAGTTCGCCTTCCTGATGGAGCAGGCCTCCAAGAACCA ATTTCTTCCAGCGCTCCTCACCGCTGTCCTCACCAATCATCTGGCTTGGGTTCCCACGGTGATGCCAAACGGACAGCCGCCAATCAAGATCTTCCTGGAGAAGCACTCGTCCCAGAGTGTGGACCTGCTGGCCAAAACGCACCCGTACAACCCGCTGTGGGCCCAGCTCG GCGACCTGTACGGGGCCATCAGCTCGCCGCTCCGGCTGTGTCGCACGGTGGTGGTGGGCCGGCGGCAGGAGCTGGTGCAGCGGCTGCTGCACTTCCTCACCTACTTCATCCGCTGCTCGGAGCTGCTGGAGACGCACCTGCTGGAGAGCGCCGAGGACGAGGCCATCGTCATGCCGGGCTCGCTCATCACCACCTCGCTGCGCCGGGGCGAGGTGGAGGAGTCCGAGTACGTCCTGGTCACCGTGCACAAGCCCAGCGGCGACTACCTGTCCCGGGACGGCCCGCCCGAGGACGGCGGCTACCCATCCGACAACAGCTgccgcagcagcagcggctGCGCGGACGAGGCCGGCCCCGTGCCGGAGACGGACAGCAGCCAGGACTCGCAGAGCAGCGTCCTGCAGGCCCTGCTCCGTCCACCGGGGGGAGCCCCGGACGAGCCCGACCCGCCCCCCTGCAGGGAGAAGGCCAGCCGCTGCCTGGACGCCAAGCTGGAGACGGTGGTGTGCGTGGGGTCGGCGTCCCCCCGGGAAAAGGGCGTGgccctggaggcggagctgggggcggggtcggAGGTCGCGGCGGCCTGCGAGGACGTCCCCGACGGCGGGAGTCTGCCCATCAAAGTGTTCCGGTCGTCCGGGATCCCGCTGGAGAAGAAGCCGCCGGATAAGAGCCTGGCCAGCCCCTTCcccacggaggaggaggaggaggaggaggagcagccctCCTCCAAAGTCACCTTCCTCATCGGGGACTCCATGTCGCCGGACTCAGACACGGAGTGCCGGAGGCGGCGGGTGGAGGGACAGATCCGGAAGCACAggaagcagctgctgctgcagcagcagcagttgcagcagcagcagctgcaggaaggGGGCGCTGGAGAGCCCAAGCGCGAGGCCAGGCTGCCGGCGGAGGACCAGAGCAAGCCCGGCGAGGGCCAGGAGAAGCTGCTCCGCACCTCCAGCCAGATGCCCCGGTGGAAGCCCACCCCCGAGGACTGCATGGACCTGTTCGACGAGTACTTCAGCGACGACAACCCCGTGGAAACCCGGACTATCGACGACGTGTCCAAAAAGCTGGAGGCGGGCGGGGCAGACCGGTCGCAGAAGGAGCCCCCGGACGCcccgggggctgctgggaaggggGCGGTTCCCCGGGgtgcgggcggcggcggcggcggcggcggccgttGCGGCTGCAGCTCCACGGACGCGACGGGCGGCGGCCGATGTTCGGGGTGTCCTGCCGCGCAGGACCGAGGCATCGTGATCTCCGTCACCGTCCCCCAGGGGGACACGGTGGACCTGAAGAAGGCGACCCCCCTGAACGAGTGGGACATCCCCCGGAACGAGAGCTCGGACAGCGCCCTGGGGGACAGCGAGAGCGAGGACGCGGGACAGGAGCTGCACCGCGCCGAGGGGCCCTACTACCCCGAGGAGCAGGAGGACTGGCTGGACGAGGTGGAGGTTCCCTTCCCGGG GTCCAAGCTGGTCGAAAATTACTCCAAGCCGAGCATCGCCAACTTCGGGAGGTCTCTGTTCGGCGGGTACTGCCCCACGTACGTCCCGGACTTCGTCCTGCACGGGTTGCCGAGCGACGAGCGCCTCCGGCAAAGTCTGCAGGCGGACCTGGCGCATGCCGTGCAG caCCCGGTGCTGGACGAGCCCATCGCAGAGGCCGTCTGCATCATAGCGGACACCGACAAGTGGACCGTGCAGGTGGCCAGCAGCCAGAGAAGAGCCACCGAAAACAAGCTGGGCAAGGAGGTCCTGGTGTCCAACCTGGTGTCCGGCCTCCTCCTCTCTACCTTTCACCTGTACAAGCTCAACCTCTCTCCAAACTTC TGCATCATGCACCTGGAAGACCGACTCCAGGAGCTGTACTTCAAGAGCCGGATGCTGGCGGAGTACCTTAAGGGCCAGACCAGAGTGCACGTCAAAGAGCTGGGCATGGTTCTGGG GATCGAGTCTAACGACCTCCCCCTGCTGGCGTCGGTGGCGGGCACGCACGCGCCCTACGTGGCGCAGATACTGCTGTAG
- the fnip1 gene encoding folliculin-interacting protein 1 isoform X4 translates to MFGKCCKLRPTSGSTSSLDSCSSSASEPREQGPRFPNSRSSSDASMLGEMMFGSVAMSYKGSTLKIHQIRSPPQLMLSKVFTARTGSSVYGSLNTLQDSLEFINQDSNSLRPDQNTGANGFLGNIGLSQLCSPRRAFSEQGPLRLIKSASFFSGHSNPMDMPGRGLYDERDSGIARSASLSSLLITPFPSPGSSFTSSCASSYHRRWLRSQTTSLENGVFPRWSVEESFNMSDDSGGPSLGAARKKKIAIGVIFLLSQDEEENSKFQDFFFSHFPLFESHMNKLKSAIEQAMKMSRRSVDASQRALAYSRMVDGLNEFRTTVCNLYTMPRVAEPVWLTMMSGASEKNQLCGQFMKEFAFLMEQASKNQFLPALLTAVLTNHLAWVPTVMPNGQPPIKIFLEKHSSQSVDLLAKTHPYNPLWAQLGDLYGAISSPLRLCRTVVVGRRQELVQRLLHFLTYFIRCSELLETHLLESAEDEAIVMPGSLITTSLRRGEVEESEYVLVTVHKPSGDYLSRDGPPEDGGYPSDNSCRSSSGCADEAGPVPETDSSQDSQSSVLQALLRPPGGAPDEPDPPPCREKASRCLDAKLETVVCVGSASPREKGVALEAELGAGSEVAAACEDVPDGGSLPIKVFRSSGIPLEKKPPDKSLASPFPTEEEEEEEEQPSSKVTFLIGDSMSPDSDTECRRRRVEGQIRKHRKQLLLQQQQLQQQQLQEGGAGEPKREARLPAEDQSKPGEGQEKLLRTSSQMPRWKPTPEDCMDLFDEYFSDDNPVETRTIDDVSKKLEAGGADRSQKEPPDAPGAAGKGAVPRGAGGGGGGGGRCGCSSTDATGGGRCSGCPAAQDRGIVISVTVPQGDTVDLKKATPLNEWDIPRNESSDSALGDSESEDAGQELHRAEGPYYPEEQEDWLDEVEVPFPGSKLVENYSKPSIANFGRSLFGGYCPTYVPDFVLHGLPSDERLRQSLQADLAHAVQHPVLDEPIAEAVCIIADTDKWTVQVASSQRRATENKLGKEVLVSNLVSGLLLSTFHLYKLNLSPNFCIMHLEDRLQELYFKSRMLAEYLKGQTRVHVKELGMVLGIESNDLPLLASVAGTHAPYVAQILL, encoded by the exons ATGTTTGGGAAGTGCTGCAAGCTCAGGCCCACGAGCGGCAGCACCAGCTCCCTGGACAgctgctcctcctccgcctccgaGCCCCGAGAGCAGGGACCACGCTTCCCC AATTCCCGCAGCTCCTCAGATGCCAGTATGCTGGGGGAGATGATGTTTGGCTCGGTGGCCATGAGCTACAAGGGATCCACGCTGAAAATCCACCAGATACG gtccCCCCCTCAGCTGATGCTCAGCAAAGTGTTCACCGCGCGGACGGGAAGCAGCGTTTACGGCAGCCTCAACAC ATTGCAGGACAGCCTGGAGTTCATCAACCAGGACTCGAATTCTCTGCGCCCAGATCAGAACACGGGTGCCAACGGGTTCCTGGGGAACATAG GATTGTCTCAGCTCTGCAGCCCCCGCCGGGCCTTCTCTGAGCAGGGCCCTCTCCGCCTCATCAAGAGCGCCTCTTTCTTTTCAG gacACAGTAACCCCATGGACATGCCGGGCAGAGGCCTGTACGACGAGAGAGACAGCGGGATCGCCAGATCAG ccTCTCTGAGCAGCTTGTTGATCACTCCGTTCCCCTCCCCCGGTTCCTCCTTCACCAGCAGCTGTGCCAGCAGCTACCACAGACGCTGGCTGAGGAGCCAGACCACCAGCCTGGAGAACGGGGTCTTCCCGCGATG gTCAGTGGAGGAGAGCTTCAACATGTCTGACGACAGCGGCGGCCCGAGCCTCGGGGCCGCCAGGAAGAAGAAGATCGCCATCGGCGTCATCTTTCTGCTGTCACAAGACGAGGAGGAGAACAGCAAGTTCCAGGACTTCTTCTTTTCTCACTTCCCACTCTTCGAGAGTCACATGAACAAGCTGAAAAGTGCAATCGAACAG gCTATGAAGATGAGCCGGCGCTCTGTGGATGCCAGTCAGAGAGCTCTGGCCTACAGCCGCATGGTGGACGGGCTGAACGAGTTCCG GACGACCGTCTGTAACCTGTACACCATGCCGCGCGTCGCCGAGCCCGTCTGGCTGACCATGATGTCCGGCGCGTCGGAGAAGAACCAGCTGTGCGGCCAGTTCATGAAGGAGTTCGCCTTCCTGATGGAGCAGGCCTCCAAGAACCA ATTTCTTCCAGCGCTCCTCACCGCTGTCCTCACCAATCATCTGGCTTGGGTTCCCACGGTGATGCCAAACGGACAGCCGCCAATCAAGATCTTCCTGGAGAAGCACTCGTCCCAGAGTGTGGACCTGCTGGCCAAAACGCACCCGTACAACCCGCTGTGGGCCCAGCTCG GCGACCTGTACGGGGCCATCAGCTCGCCGCTCCGGCTGTGTCGCACGGTGGTGGTGGGCCGGCGGCAGGAGCTGGTGCAGCGGCTGCTGCACTTCCTCACCTACTTCATCCGCTGCTCGGAGCTGCTGGAGACGCACCTGCTGGAGAGCGCCGAGGACGAGGCCATCGTCATGCCGGGCTCGCTCATCACCACCTCGCTGCGCCGGGGCGAGGTGGAGGAGTCCGAGTACGTCCTGGTCACCGTGCACAAGCCCAGCGGCGACTACCTGTCCCGGGACGGCCCGCCCGAGGACGGCGGCTACCCATCCGACAACAGCTgccgcagcagcagcggctGCGCGGACGAGGCCGGCCCCGTGCCGGAGACGGACAGCAGCCAGGACTCGCAGAGCAGCGTCCTGCAGGCCCTGCTCCGTCCACCGGGGGGAGCCCCGGACGAGCCCGACCCGCCCCCCTGCAGGGAGAAGGCCAGCCGCTGCCTGGACGCCAAGCTGGAGACGGTGGTGTGCGTGGGGTCGGCGTCCCCCCGGGAAAAGGGCGTGgccctggaggcggagctgggggcggggtcggAGGTCGCGGCGGCCTGCGAGGACGTCCCCGACGGCGGGAGTCTGCCCATCAAAGTGTTCCGGTCGTCCGGGATCCCGCTGGAGAAGAAGCCGCCGGATAAGAGCCTGGCCAGCCCCTTCcccacggaggaggaggaggaggaggaggagcagccctCCTCCAAAGTCACCTTCCTCATCGGGGACTCCATGTCGCCGGACTCAGACACGGAGTGCCGGAGGCGGCGGGTGGAGGGACAGATCCGGAAGCACAggaagcagctgctgctgcagcagcagcagttgcagcagcagcagctgcaggaaggGGGCGCTGGAGAGCCCAAGCGCGAGGCCAGGCTGCCGGCGGAGGACCAGAGCAAGCCCGGCGAGGGCCAGGAGAAGCTGCTCCGCACCTCCAGCCAGATGCCCCGGTGGAAGCCCACCCCCGAGGACTGCATGGACCTGTTCGACGAGTACTTCAGCGACGACAACCCCGTGGAAACCCGGACTATCGACGACGTGTCCAAAAAGCTGGAGGCGGGCGGGGCAGACCGGTCGCAGAAGGAGCCCCCGGACGCcccgggggctgctgggaaggggGCGGTTCCCCGGGgtgcgggcggcggcggcggcggcggcggccgttGCGGCTGCAGCTCCACGGACGCGACGGGCGGCGGCCGATGTTCGGGGTGTCCTGCCGCGCAGGACCGAGGCATCGTGATCTCCGTCACCGTCCCCCAGGGGGACACGGTGGACCTGAAGAAGGCGACCCCCCTGAACGAGTGGGACATCCCCCGGAACGAGAGCTCGGACAGCGCCCTGGGGGACAGCGAGAGCGAGGACGCGGGACAGGAGCTGCACCGCGCCGAGGGGCCCTACTACCCCGAGGAGCAGGAGGACTGGCTGGACGAGGTGGAGGTTCCCTTCCCGGG GTCCAAGCTGGTCGAAAATTACTCCAAGCCGAGCATCGCCAACTTCGGGAGGTCTCTGTTCGGCGGGTACTGCCCCACGTACGTCCCGGACTTCGTCCTGCACGGGTTGCCGAGCGACGAGCGCCTCCGGCAAAGTCTGCAGGCGGACCTGGCGCATGCCGTGCAG caCCCGGTGCTGGACGAGCCCATCGCAGAGGCCGTCTGCATCATAGCGGACACCGACAAGTGGACCGTGCAGGTGGCCAGCAGCCAGAGAAGAGCCACCGAAAACAAGCTGGGCAAGGAGGTCCTGGTGTCCAACCTGGTGTCCGGCCTCCTCCTCTCTACCTTTCACCTGTACAAGCTCAACCTCTCTCCAAACTTC TGCATCATGCACCTGGAAGACCGACTCCAGGAGCTGTACTTCAAGAGCCGGATGCTGGCGGAGTACCTTAAGGGCCAGACCAGAGTGCACGTCAAAGAGCTGGGCATGGTTCTGGG GATCGAGTCTAACGACCTCCCCCTGCTGGCGTCGGTGGCGGGCACGCACGCGCCCTACGTGGCGCAGATACTGCTGTAG